GATGGATCACGCCATCCTCCTCCATTAGCAGCACCCGCACCTCGTCATCCGTTGGCACAGCGTAGGGAGCTGGCTTGATCTTCCCGTCGAAACGAACGGTCCGGAAGGGATTCTGAGAGAGATGCCCCTCGTAGACGGCCCAATCCAGGAAATGGTTGACCTGAGACCAGATGCGCTTGCGGGTTCGCGCGGAGATGACCTCCAGCCCGCCGTCGGACCAGCGCGCCAGTTGATCCAGCGTCATACGCCGGGTTTGGCGCACCTTGCCGATCAGAGGAGACAGTCGCGCGATGAGACTCAGAAACTCCCGTCCTTCCTCCCGGGTGATCGACGTGATTCTCCGGTCCCGATACTTGGACGTGAAAAGCCCCACGGAGTAACGGACGCTTTTGAAGCCGCCCCGCCGCAACTGGTTACTTCTTAGGTTGAGGTAGGCCCTGGAAAGCTCAGCCACCGTCGGCGCGGTCGTTTTGCCGGGGAAGGTGATCGTGCCCTCCGCCGCCAGAGTGCTCCGGAGAGAAGAGAGCGCTGCTTTGGATGCCTCCCCCCATTCGATCTCGCCGGTGCCTGCCTGCGCGTGACTGAGGATGTCCTCGGCCCCGTTGCGGGCCTGACGAACAAGATCCTCGTACTTGGCGTTGACCTGCGCGGCGCGGGTACGGGCGGTTTTGACGTCACCGGTCTTGAGAGATTGCTTCAAGGCCCGCGTACCGATCACGGGGACGACGTCTTTGGGATAGTTGCGGCGGTAGAGCCAGGTTTGGCCTTTGAGATAGGCATACTTGATGTCGGACATGATTGCTCCTTCCCGGGAAAGTGCCCCCGGGGTCATGGTTGGATTTGATTGTCAGAAAGGGTGCTCAGGGAGCGGCTGGGATGTTTCTAATCCTTGCCGTCTCTCGCCTTGACGAGCTCCAGCGGGGGCTCGCCGTAGGCTCCGGCGAAAGGCCCGGTGAGGGCTGTGCCGGTCACGCGGTCTTCCTCGACCGTGTCGATCCTGAACAGGTGTTCGGGGACGTCATCGAAAGCTCGGATGACGACCACCGCGTCGGGTTTGAGATCGGGCACGGCTCAGAGGACCGACACCGCTGCGTTGAGTATGGTCAACAGATTGATAAGCATGAGAAACCTCCTTCGTTGTTCTCATTAGAGATACGGAGGTTTTCGAGGTTTTGAGCAGTGCGTTTAGAAGACCAACGACTGCAGGCAACATTGTTGTTGCCAAAAAAGGTGAGAAATCAATCAAGATATGCGCGAAAGTGGCACCGCCGCTCCAAACAAATCTACTTGATCGACGCCAGTAGCTGACAGTCTGTAGCGAATTTGGCCTCCTGATGGAAAAGCGCTACTACGTCTGATTCCATGTAGACGGAGTTTCCTATCGACGGACGAAGCACGTTTCTTTTTCTTCGTTCTAATAGACGAGGTGGAAAAACTTCTAGCCGATTGGTCTATTATGAGCTTAGCTTCATCTCTGTTTGGAATAGAATGTCTACCGTGCACAAACGGCGCCAAGATAGATGTGGGATTGTTGAGTGTCTTCCACAGTAACTCACAGTGGGAGCCTTTGGATCCATGGTGTGCAACTTTGTAAACTCTGAAGTTGTTGGCGGCTCTAAAGCTGATTGAGTTCTGCAAGACACGTGTCCATCCTGCGCTAGGTGTTTCCTCCAAATCAGCGCCAAACAAGTAAGACCCGTTGTGAGTTTCGAGTAGCAGAACCGTCGATGAGTGATTGGGCTTGAGACTTGGTGGAGGTCGTTCAATCGTCCCAACATCCGGAATGTGTGACGTAATCGAGTCAAGATACTTTCGAATTGACACATCATCGGGCGCGAGCGCCGTTAGCTTGATGTCGTCTTCGTCAAATATCGCTCTGTCCTGAATAGCAAAATGGATAGGTTTCGCTTTCTTTCTTTCTCCATGCATCCTCAGCATGGCGACGATTTCTTTAGTTCCTACAGAGAGTCTCGGGTTTTCGGGCTCGCAATTACTGGCCAGATAAGCCGCTGCATGACGGTCATCCAGAGCAGCAGGCAGGATTAGTTGAGCTTGTTCGCAAGCAGCAAAAAGCGTTGATATTCCTCTAACGTGATCCCCGTCCGTATGAGTTAATACCAAATGACTGACCTGTGTTTCTAAAGAAACACCTATGCCTTCTAGGTATACTAAAGTTGCGGGCCTCCCCGATGACTCGTCAATACAACTGTCGATACAAATCCACTTGCCTTCCCCGTAGTGGATAACCAGCGCTTCTCCAAAAGCCGGACCAAATAATGATATCTCTAATTCGTCAGATTCTGGTGCCTCTGCCATAACTCACCATCCAAAGCGCAACGCCTAATGCATCAATCGGTACTACGCATGAGTTGAAGGATTTCGTCTGCAATACTGTGCCTTCGCATGATGTCGCGTTCCGTCCACGCTGGCGGTCTGCGAAAAACTATCGAAACTGAAGAATGAGGTATTCCACCAGATACTCTGTTCTTTCCAACGCTCAGATAGAACAATGCATTCTCAACTACTAGATTACGATCACCATCGGGTACTTCGTCTATGTTAAAATCGATTTCGTCCAAACGGTTTTGATTTGCGGTATCCCTCGGACTAATGCGAGCATGAACAACACCATTTTCAACAGATGTAACGATGCCTTCCCAACTGGATTTTGGATAGTAGAAAGTTTGGAGTTTCCAGGGATTGGCCGGAAATCGGACTCTTTCTTCGATGAGGTATCGCGCCGACACACTGCTGCGATCTTGCTCGCCGTTGGCAATATTTGCCACTGTATTGATCGGATCAGCAGAACGGTATGGAACATCGAGAAACAGGTCGTCGTCCAGTGACGATGCGCTAGAATAGCTCAAATCAAAAACCCTCAACCATGCTAACTACTTCATCACAAATGGATTTCGCCTTTTCAAGGTCTGCCGCCCAACAGTCTTCTATCAACTGCACAGCTTTTCCCGCACCTTCTATTTCGTCGGGATTTCCTGCGACAAGTTCACTGTTGAAGTCCAGCCGTATCGCATCGTTGCTATTAATTAGTGGCTGTAAATCCGCTTGAAAATGGCCTTCTCTTCCATCGTGGCGCGGGATTTGCCTCATGGTCAATCTTTGCATCCCACCATGTCTTTTGCCAGATGCTGCGGCAATCTCTTTTCCCCAATTGCCCCATGAAGACTGGGGCGCCATGTGTTTGCCCAACTCATCCCTACGTTCCTCAGTGCCGCACAAAACATCGATTGTTCTGTTGATACCTACTCTCGAAACCGGACTATGGGTTAGAAGGTTGCCAAAAATCGATCTGACCATATCTTGCACCAGTCCGTCTTTGTCTGATTCACAACTAATGAGAACTCTGGTTTTTTGAATGTCAAAAGACATATGGTTTGCTTCAAAACGCGATATGTCTGGATGCGAAACCAATGTTTCTGCTGCTGACAACGCATCTTTGGAAATGAGTTCATGTAGCGCCAGCCAACTAGGGTGAAAAATCGACGGGTTAAATGCGCCCACTAGAACTGCCGCAGTAACATCGCGTGTTGTCGAAACAGCCATTCTCTTCCTCCACAGCGCTTTTTTGCATTGTTGAAGAGTTTTGTCACTTACTGCAATGTCACAGCGTCACTCTTGGTGTTCTCAAAACATGCTTAATTTGTTTCCCGCACCCCCATAAGCTCCTTCCCGCCGCGCCTCCCCTAACCCTCGTCTTCTCCCCCGCGCGCGCCGCTCCCGCCGCCACCTCACACGTTTCCCCGTCCGCTGCGCCACGACGGTCCCTTTCGCGCCACTTCCCGCGCGGCCCCGGTGGCTGTCGGCGCGAGAGGCGGCGTCGGTGTCGGTTGAGGTGTCCTGGGCGGCTACGTGAGACGACATGGGAGAGAGCCGGCTCCGCAGACACGTGTGAGCGGCACCCTGAACACCCTTCTCGTCCGTTTTTCCCTCCGTAATGCCCCCGGAAAGTGCCCCTGAGGCGGTCGGCGGAGGCGGTGGGCGATGGAAATCTTCGACTTTGAGCGTCTCCTACCACCCCAGCCAACCTTCCCGAGATTTGAACCGATAGACCGCGCGCAGGACACTCGGGCGGAAAGTGCCCCGATTGATGCCCCACGCGCGGGTGTCTCGGGTGTCCACTCGGATAACGCGGGAGGGCCTCGCTCACGCGATGCTGCGTCAGAGGAAGTTCGGATCGACCCCGTAGGCGGCGTAGTCCCAGTCGTCGTGCTTATTATCCGCCTGCGTGCCGATGATCAGGTGCTCCGGGTTGACGCAGAGCCTGTTGTGACACCGGTGGCGGACGACGTGGTGGCGTGACGCGATCACCTCGTTCAGGACGCAGTAGACGAAGCGATAGACCTCGTATTGATGGCCGCGGAAGCGCACCTTGCGGGGCGTGACCGTGTCCGAGACGAGACAGCCGTTCTCGTCCTCACGCGCCTCCTCGATGAGTGCGAAGGCCCGCGTACGGGCCTCCTCGTGATGTTGCTCGAACAAGATGCGGAGTCGTTCCTCGCTCTCGTCCTCGAAGCGAAAGTGCTCAATTCGTTGGTGTTTCATTCAAGAATGCTCCCATGAGTGGATCAACTCGTTCTTCCTGCGTGATGCGGTCGTCCGCCGAGCGAAGCGGTCTGGCGAGATGTTCCCCGATCGACTGGGAATAGCCGTCCGGACCTTTCACCTTGCCGCCTTCGACGCGGTAGCCCTCGCTGACCCAGATGTCGCGACCGTAATCTTTGCCGTCCCACTTCACGTTGAACTTGGACCAGCCCAGCTCGGTCATGGCGTGACGGGTGGAATTGATGTTCTGCTTCAACTTATCCTGAACCATGTCCGCCACGCGGCTCTCCGTGACGGCTTTGAAACCTTCTTCGTCTAGCATCTCCCGCAGCTGCGCCCTGACGGTCTGCTCCGACGCTCCCTGCACGCGGCGCATCAACGCGGTGGCATCCCGTCCGATGTTGAGGGTTTTCGCTGAGAAGGCGTCGTCGATCCGACGTTCCATCAAGTGGCGGTAGAGCGCCGCAATCGAGTGATCGTCGGCCATGAAGGCGTGGAGATCTTCCACCAGCCTTGCGAAGTGATCGGCGTGCGGGCCGTTCGCGTGACCGTCGTGATCGATGTCGATCAGGTAGTATCGGCGATCCTCGGCCTCGATCCACAGCGGCAGGTGATTGGACGTGAGCAAAAAGCAGCATCGGTGATCCGTCTGCTGCGCGTCCTGGCCTTTCCGCTCGGTCATGACCCGGCTCTCGGTGATGTAGGTCTTCAAGGTGTTGCCCTGCGGCGAGTCCTGCCTGAGGTTCACCTCCTCGCAGACCACCAGCTTACTGGTCAGCACCGTCGCGTTGAAGCGCGAGGTGAGCTTGTCGACGCTGTTCAGGGTGACGGAGTTGCGCTCGCCGAACAACCTGCTCACGAGCTGGCACAGGGTGCTTTTCCCGCTGCCCTTGGTCGCGGAGTAGAGAAAGGGCACCCAGTTGGGCTTATCCGCCTCGTTCTGCAAGCACCAGGCCAGCCAATTAAGGAACATCTCCCTCTCCGGCTCACGCGGGAACATCACCTCGAAGAATGTCCGCGCAATGCCCTGTGTCGCCTGAACCTCATCGATGCGACGATAGTCGGGCTTGCTCCAGGCATTGACGGCGGCGGTGCCGTTCTCCTCGATGATCGCGCCGTCGATCTCAGGGGCGCAGCGCTCCTTGCCGTTCCACACCGCGATGCTCTTATCTTCCTCGGTGTGCCGACGGTCGATCGCGAGGTCGAAGACCTGCCTGATCAGTCCGCTGGAGAGCTTGATGTCCGCAAACTCCGCTTGGAACCGTTTGAGGGCGATCATTTCCACGTCGGGCCGGGACAGCTTGGTCCCGACGTTGCCGACCGCGTAGTACTTTCCGTCCCGCCGGACGAACCACGAGCACAGCGCTCGGGTCAGTCTGTCGAGGTGATCTTCGTTGATATGCTTATTATCTTTTTTCAATGCTTCTTCCTTTAAATGTTTTGCGGAATACCTCCTTCCGAGCCGGGCGAAATGAGCGCTCACCAGGCACATTTTCGAGATCGGAAGTATTCTATAAACGGCCCCTGGAAGAATATGTCGTGATATCAATGACTTAGAAAAATGCGATTTTCGGGCCAAAATCGGGGGTATTAGAGCCCCGCAAGGTGCGCTTCCGAGGCCACCAATACGAGGTCTATCGCTTCGTCTACTGCGTGCTGAACGAGGTGATCGCGTCACGCCACCACGTCGTCCGCCACCGGTGTCACAACAGGCTCTGCGTCAACCCGGAGCACCTGATCATCGGCACGCAGGCGGATAATAAGCACGACGACTGGGACTACGCCGCCTACGGGGTCGATCCGAACTTCCTCTGACGCAGCATCGCGTGAGCGAGGCCCTCCCGCGTTATCCGAGTGGACACCCGAGACACCCGTTGCGTGGGGCATCAATCGGGGCACTTTCCGCCCGAGTGTCCTGCGCGCGGTCTATCGGTTCAAATCTCGGGAAGGTTGGCTGGGGTGGTAGGATTCGAACCTACGATCTCCTGTACCAAAAACAGTTGCCCTACCGCTAGGCCACACCCCATCTGTGACGCGTTCATTACTCCGAGCGCGCATATGGATCAAGAGCGCTTCGGCAAAAAAACCTGTCGTGCGAAACTTAGCTGTCTGCGCGTCGGGCTACTCTAGAACTTCGCCTTCTTTGACGCCCCAAATATGCGATTTTGGCACCCATCCGCGATACCCACCTGCCTTGAGTTTGCACCATTCCGGGCGGCATTCGTCGATCTGCGCAACGACACCGCGTTCTAGATGCGCCACCACCATGGCGGTTCCATCTGGTGTAGCGCGCATATCGAGCATGTCTTTCTCGACAAGGGCGGTTCGGACGCCTGAGAGAAGTGAATAGTGGATCCACCCGCCTGCGCCCTCCCGGTCGCGCACACGTCGCCAGTGACCGTGCTCGGCGGTGATTTCGAGTGGCTGATCTTTGACCGTAAAGACCCAGTCGATCCGATGGGTCAAGCTTGGCCCGCGCCTTGCATTGCCCTCAGATGCTTTCATTGACACGAAGCGCGGCAAAGGCAGGTTGGTTTCCGGTCCGCGCTCCTGAGCGAAGGCGGACAAGCTTGTGGTCAGCAGAAACCCTGCTGCAACAACGATTAATTTAAAATTCATGGCCTGTTTACTGCTCATTCATTGGGTGGGGTTCTTGTGCCCCGGTCTTTCCTGCGCCACTGTGGCATCTGAGCGGACGTTTTGGAAGACATGAGGAGGGGTCCATGCCATCTGCGCGATTAAGTGTTGTTGTTACGCGACGCTTGCCCGATGTCGTTGAGAACCGAATGCGCGATCTGTTTGATGTTTCGTTGCGTGAGACCGACGCTCCGATGACCCGCGAGGAGCTGGTTGAGGCGATGAAAACTGCTGACGTTCTGGTGCCCACGATCACCGACAAGATCGATGCGGGTTTGGTTGGTCAGGCGGGTGGGAACCTCAAGCTCATTGCCAACTACGGTGCCGGGGTGGACCACATCGATGTGCATACAGCACGCCAGAGAGGTATTTTGGTGTCCAACACACCCGGCGTGCTAACGGATGACACGGCTGACATGACCATGGCGCTAATCCTGAGCGTGACACGGCGCATTCCCGAAGGCTTGGCTGTGATGCAATCGGAAAGCTGGGAAGGCTGGTCCCCTACGGCCTTGCTCGGAGGGCGCATCGCGGGGCGGCGGCTGGGTATTCTTGGTATG
This DNA window, taken from Roseovarius sp. S88, encodes the following:
- a CDS encoding DUF6538 domain-containing protein, with translation MSDIKYAYLKGQTWLYRRNYPKDVVPVIGTRALKQSLKTGDVKTARTRAAQVNAKYEDLVRQARNGAEDILSHAQAGTGEIEWGEASKAALSSLRSTLAAEGTITFPGKTTAPTVAELSRAYLNLRSNQLRRGGFKSVRYSVGLFTSKYRDRRITSITREEGREFLSLIARLSPLIGKVRQTRRMTLDQLARWSDGGLEVISARTRKRIWSQVNHFLDWAVYEGHLSQNPFRTVRFDGKIKPAPYAVPTDDEVRVLLMEEDGVIHLPLLICLLTGMRSGEAVGLLREDLTSKGNLGWFAHVRPNGLRKLKTDAAERMVPLHSDLEALLGQLPQEGPLFPGLSVNMVTKRFADLRQKLDLRRPGLVFHSTRKWFITQCERTGVPEHFTASLVGHKSARSENGITYGIYSAGISDEQKRDIIDQIRLPSC
- a CDS encoding HNH endonuclease; this translates as MKHQRIEHFRFEDESEERLRILFEQHHEEARTRAFALIEEAREDENGCLVSDTVTPRKVRFRGHQYEVYRFVYCVLNEVIASRHHVVRHRCHNRLCVNPEHLIIGTQADNKHDDWDYAAYGVDPNFL
- a CDS encoding primase-helicase family protein; its protein translation is MKKDNKHINEDHLDRLTRALCSWFVRRDGKYYAVGNVGTKLSRPDVEMIALKRFQAEFADIKLSSGLIRQVFDLAIDRRHTEEDKSIAVWNGKERCAPEIDGAIIEENGTAAVNAWSKPDYRRIDEVQATQGIARTFFEVMFPREPEREMFLNWLAWCLQNEADKPNWVPFLYSATKGSGKSTLCQLVSRLFGERNSVTLNSVDKLTSRFNATVLTSKLVVCEEVNLRQDSPQGNTLKTYITESRVMTERKGQDAQQTDHRCCFLLTSNHLPLWIEAEDRRYYLIDIDHDGHANGPHADHFARLVEDLHAFMADDHSIAALYRHLMERRIDDAFSAKTLNIGRDATALMRRVQGASEQTVRAQLREMLDEEGFKAVTESRVADMVQDKLKQNINSTRHAMTELGWSKFNVKWDGKDYGRDIWVSEGYRVEGGKVKGPDGYSQSIGEHLARPLRSADDRITQEERVDPLMGAFLNETPTN
- a CDS encoding HNH endonuclease; the protein is MIASRHHVVRHRCHNRLCVNPEHLIIGTQADNKHDDWDYAAYGVDPNFL
- a CDS encoding SH3 domain-containing protein, which gives rise to MNFKLIVVAAGFLLTTSLSAFAQERGPETNLPLPRFVSMKASEGNARRGPSLTHRIDWVFTVKDQPLEITAEHGHWRRVRDREGAGGWIHYSLLSGVRTALVEKDMLDMRATPDGTAMVVAHLERGVVAQIDECRPEWCKLKAGGYRGWVPKSHIWGVKEGEVLE